The following proteins are co-located in the Paraphotobacterium marinum genome:
- a CDS encoding DUF4116 domain-containing protein: MLRVKNTDDFRNNDLDVNSNLNCERDIFLEAVLRNGLSLAHASEHIKNDKLVVLAAIRQNPHSLEHASDDLKNEKEIVLAAVGQKGDSLKFASESLKNDKEVVLTALNNEGLALEFASDNLQSDPEVIACAICSINHNLNDSR, translated from the coding sequence ATGTTACGAGTAAAAAATACAGATGACTTTAGAAACAATGATCTAGATGTGAATTCAAATTTAAATTGTGAGCGAGATATATTTTTAGAAGCAGTTTTAAGGAATGGTTTATCTCTTGCACATGCTTCAGAACATATTAAAAATGATAAATTAGTTGTGTTAGCTGCTATAAGACAAAATCCTCATTCATTAGAGCATGCTTCTGATGATTTAAAAAATGAAAAAGAAATAGTTTTGGCTGCTGTTGGCCAGAAAGGAGATTCTTTAAAATTTGCTTCAGAAAGTTTGAAAAATGATAAAGAAGTTGTGTTGACAGCCTTAAATAATGAGGGTTTAGCGCTTGAATTTGCTTCAGATAATTTGCAATCTGATCCAGAAGTTATTGCTTGTGCTATTTGCAGCATAAATCACAACCTCAATGATAGTAGATAA
- a CDS encoding DUF1826 domain-containing protein — protein MQLNNSSFTSSSEDVMNLTDIYQKDCNLAIWKRKPSDDITRYIEQFIHQGSNFRDVKRVISVDKAKDSIENLFPDFSGKEYFIKDLSLIIEMFGYLFELKDVGLRCNVIHKTMCPNFHVDRVPCRLILTYYGEGTEYLSNSSRFDNIDVIQQINESEDRQVPKKYESYINQINNNDVALLKGTLWDSNYENAVIHRSPVNHTISRMVMTLDFV, from the coding sequence ATGCAGTTAAATAATTCTTCTTTTACATCATCAAGTGAAGATGTCATGAACTTAACCGATATTTATCAAAAAGATTGTAATCTTGCTATTTGGAAAAGAAAACCTTCTGATGACATCACACGCTATATTGAGCAATTTATCCATCAAGGCTCTAACTTTAGAGATGTCAAACGAGTGATTTCTGTTGATAAAGCAAAAGACAGTATAGAAAATCTATTCCCAGATTTTAGTGGGAAAGAATATTTTATAAAAGACTTATCTTTGATTATTGAGATGTTTGGATATTTATTTGAGCTGAAAGATGTCGGATTAAGATGTAATGTTATCCATAAGACTATGTGTCCTAACTTTCATGTAGATCGCGTTCCTTGTCGGTTGATTTTGACATATTATGGAGAGGGTACAGAATACTTATCAAACTCAAGTCGTTTCGATAATATTGATGTGATACAACAAATAAACGAATCTGAAGACAGGCAAGTTCCAAAAAAATATGAAAGTTATATCAATCAAATCAATAATAATGATGTTGCTTTATTAAAGGGAACCCTCTGGGATTCAAATTATGAAAATGCGGTTATCCACCGCTCTCCCGTCAATCACACAATATCTAGAATGGTGATGACATTAGATTTCGTTTAA
- a CDS encoding RecQ family ATP-dependent DNA helicase, which yields MSIKEALNYYFGFSSFKPYQKPVIQSVLEGNSTLAVFPTGAGKSLCFQLPALLKENLTIVVSPLIALMKDQVDFLKSNNIPAERLDSSLSVEQYTALIKDIKTNKIKILYVSPERFNNERFRYFFQQVKVSLFVIDEAHCISEWGHNFRPEYLKLPIYAEGLRVKTILALTATANPKVQNDICNSLKIDKQHTYISGFFRQNLKLNFSVFDDKGHQNDHLIDKLKKNPPGATIIYTTLQKTTEELTQILKKYNIAARPYHAGMSSEIRQQNQDWFLKTNNPIMISTIAFGMGIDKSDIRYIYHYNLPKSLENYAQEIGRAGRDQKNSYCEVLAYPHDINTLENFIYGDMPNVSNIHQFLEYVFSHNNNISLKLSETSRQFDIKINVLRTILTYLELNNLVKSIAPIYTEYKFEPNLSSKEILNSIPVENKHIVYLIFKNLIKGRKFFTIKMDELITEYQINRGEVIRVLNLLTDTQMINLFTKGIAHQYQLLTNVDDISLLTSKIFDLLNGRENADLKRIQSVMDLINSNSCQSIYLSNYFGEHLSNPCGQCHYCMSHLTLNLKRTSDTFTFSDKERNVLQNLLDELPTSLYDSRNISKILIGLNSPFITKFKYNKHPIFGKYSDIPFNLIESNIQKEINSDTN from the coding sequence ATGTCAATTAAGGAAGCTTTAAATTATTATTTTGGATTTTCAAGTTTCAAGCCCTATCAAAAGCCAGTCATTCAAAGTGTGCTTGAAGGGAATTCAACTTTAGCGGTATTTCCTACAGGTGCTGGGAAATCCCTATGCTTTCAACTTCCAGCCTTGCTTAAAGAGAACCTCACCATTGTGGTTTCTCCATTAATTGCACTGATGAAAGATCAGGTCGATTTTCTAAAAAGCAATAACATACCAGCGGAACGATTAGACTCAAGCCTTTCAGTTGAACAATATACGGCTTTAATTAAAGATATTAAAACAAATAAAATAAAAATTTTGTATGTATCTCCTGAAAGATTTAACAACGAAAGGTTTCGCTACTTTTTTCAACAAGTGAAGGTTTCATTGTTTGTTATAGATGAAGCCCATTGTATTTCTGAGTGGGGGCACAACTTTAGACCAGAGTATCTCAAGCTACCCATATATGCTGAAGGCTTAAGAGTGAAAACAATATTAGCCCTCACAGCAACAGCAAATCCAAAAGTGCAGAATGATATTTGTAATTCTTTGAAAATAGACAAGCAACATACCTACATATCAGGTTTTTTTCGTCAAAACTTAAAATTAAATTTTTCAGTGTTTGATGATAAGGGTCATCAAAATGATCACCTGATTGATAAACTTAAGAAAAACCCACCGGGTGCAACAATTATTTATACAACATTGCAAAAAACTACTGAAGAATTAACTCAAATATTGAAGAAATACAATATTGCTGCAAGGCCTTATCATGCTGGCATGAGCTCTGAAATCAGGCAGCAAAACCAAGATTGGTTTTTAAAAACCAACAACCCGATAATGATTTCAACTATTGCTTTCGGTATGGGAATCGATAAATCTGATATACGATATATCTACCATTATAATCTACCTAAATCACTTGAAAATTATGCACAAGAAATTGGTCGTGCTGGTAGAGATCAAAAAAACTCCTACTGCGAAGTATTAGCTTACCCTCATGATATTAATACCCTAGAAAATTTTATTTACGGAGATATGCCTAATGTATCTAATATCCATCAATTTTTAGAATATGTTTTTTCTCACAACAATAATATTTCTCTAAAGTTGTCAGAAACTTCGAGACAATTTGATATTAAAATTAATGTGCTCAGGACTATTTTAACTTATTTAGAGCTCAATAATTTAGTGAAATCTATTGCTCCAATTTATACAGAGTATAAATTCGAGCCGAATTTATCATCAAAAGAAATACTAAACAGTATTCCAGTCGAAAACAAACATATTGTTTACTTAATATTTAAAAACTTAATTAAAGGGCGTAAATTTTTTACCATAAAAATGGATGAACTTATAACCGAATATCAAATTAATAGAGGTGAGGTTATTCGGGTTTTAAATTTATTGACTGATACTCAGATGATAAATTTATTCACTAAAGGCATTGCTCATCAATATCAATTATTAACTAATGTGGATGATATCTCATTACTAACCTCTAAAATTTTTGACCTTTTAAATGGTAGAGAAAATGCTGATTTAAAGAGAATTCAATCAGTTATGGATTTAATCAATTCAAATTCATGTCAATCCATATATTTATCTAATTATTTTGGTGAGCATCTTTCAAATCCTTGTGGGCAATGTCATTATTGTATGTCTCATTTGACATTAAATCTAAAAAGAACTTCAGATACATTTACATTTTCTGATAAGGAACGAAATGTATTACAAAATCTATTAGATGAATTACCGACTTCTCTCTATGATTCTAGGAATATAAGTAAAATTTTAATAGGCTTAAATTCACCTTTTATAACAAAATTTAAATATAACAAGCACCCTATTTTTGGTAAATATTCTGATATTCCCTTTAACCTGATTGAATCAAACATACAAAAAGAAATAAACTCAGACACCAATTAA
- a CDS encoding regulatory protein RecX, producing the protein MNNKKLYDFSIRLLSKRDYSSGELKKKLLHEALPEEEVDTVIQLLMEHRYLNDQRLIDSLIKKNLSKLHGLTRIKQELKKKELDPFLVEESIQKLDIDWLDICSQSKVTKFGEKLPKEQKEKAKIIRYLQYRGHAMSDIFEIISS; encoded by the coding sequence TTGAATAATAAAAAGCTCTATGATTTTTCTATCCGCTTACTGTCAAAAAGAGATTATTCATCAGGTGAGCTTAAAAAGAAATTGCTCCATGAAGCTCTTCCTGAAGAAGAAGTGGATACAGTTATTCAACTTTTAATGGAGCATCGTTATTTAAATGATCAACGATTGATTGATAGCTTAATCAAAAAAAATCTCAGTAAATTACATGGATTAACACGTATTAAGCAAGAGCTAAAGAAAAAAGAATTAGATCCATTTCTAGTAGAAGAGTCCATTCAAAAGTTAGATATTGATTGGCTTGATATTTGTTCACAATCAAAAGTTACTAAATTTGGTGAGAAACTCCCTAAAGAGCAAAAAGAAAAAGCAAAAATTATACGATATTTACAATATCGAGGTCATGCTATGTCTGATATTTTTGAAATTATTTCAAGTTAA
- a CDS encoding LysR family transcriptional regulator encodes MSDFDRFETFIYVAENESITVASQKLGITKASVSKQISKIEDEYNIKLFQRVKQRIQLSKEGKILLEKCINLRNEFEYTKSLLRGVHTKPEGNLNIVVEPGIAKTFIYPFLINFFKKYPHINLIFKTYKSNVNYALESVDVFLGFSNIQLFNHQSFINKQLFSIDFTFCASKQYIENKGNPVKKSDFDGHCLIDCTDYKNLNCNLDLFKKSQTILSVDSFSELIDCALNHLGIILVPKIYIKEYLDNKILKNILCPVELPNQYIMSSYLPEKIMSSKVKCFLDFLSESKNLILNLENRHY; translated from the coding sequence ATGTCTGACTTTGACCGATTTGAAACATTCATCTATGTTGCTGAAAATGAATCTATAACCGTAGCATCTCAAAAACTTGGTATTACGAAAGCTTCTGTGAGTAAGCAAATCTCAAAAATAGAAGATGAGTACAATATTAAGTTGTTTCAACGAGTCAAACAAAGAATTCAACTTTCTAAAGAAGGCAAAATTCTTTTAGAAAAATGTATAAATCTTCGAAATGAATTTGAATATACTAAATCACTATTGCGGGGCGTACATACAAAACCTGAGGGTAACCTAAATATTGTAGTTGAACCTGGTATTGCAAAGACCTTTATTTATCCATTTCTAATTAATTTTTTTAAAAAATATCCACATATTAATTTAATTTTTAAAACTTATAAGTCTAATGTAAATTACGCGCTTGAAAGTGTGGATGTTTTCTTAGGTTTTTCAAACATTCAATTATTTAATCACCAGTCATTCATAAATAAACAATTGTTCAGTATTGATTTTACTTTTTGCGCTTCAAAGCAATATATAGAAAATAAAGGCAATCCCGTTAAAAAATCAGACTTTGATGGACATTGTTTAATTGATTGCACAGACTATAAAAATTTAAATTGTAACCTTGATCTATTTAAAAAAAGCCAAACCATATTATCCGTTGATTCATTCTCTGAATTGATTGATTGTGCATTAAATCATTTAGGTATTATTCTAGTTCCTAAAATTTATATCAAAGAGTATTTGGATAATAAAATCTTAAAAAATATTTTGTGTCCTGTTGAATTACCCAATCAATATATAATGAGTTCATATTTGCCTGAAAAAATCATGTCATCGAAAGTAAAGTGTTTTTTGGATTTTTTAAGTGAGTCTAAAAACTTGATCTTAAATCTAGAAAATCGACATTATTAA
- a CDS encoding DMT family transporter has product MLKSLTLLGVILATFFWSSAFIIGSDLAVNSSISLLLAERFIIASIVMLFWMFWREKNNLQTLKKNIIPYILLGLVGITCSQSATFIGLKSTTSTNAALIFSLTPVVTPIIYNYINKVKMLGHQILGISLSVTGVFIVLSKGSVNNVLNIQFNLGDFTVVCGLLCWCFYNVLTQKCIKDSTPLQTTTYTILFGSVGLILVALLTNDDIYNVISQQSNRVIINLMYLGVMCTFLGYLFWVNGATKLGASNISIYFNLVPIFVVLIGLFYGKIPNISVCFGILMVLCGVIFTNGFYKIIFKN; this is encoded by the coding sequence ATGTTAAAAAGCTTAACCCTATTAGGTGTTATTTTAGCAACATTTTTTTGGTCATCTGCCTTTATTATAGGATCTGATCTAGCTGTCAATAGTTCAATATCACTTCTTTTGGCAGAGCGTTTTATTATTGCAAGTATAGTTATGTTGTTTTGGATGTTCTGGAGAGAAAAAAATAATTTACAAACTCTAAAAAAAAATATAATACCTTATATACTTTTGGGCTTAGTAGGCATAACATGCTCACAAAGTGCTACTTTTATAGGTTTAAAATCAACCACATCCACAAATGCAGCATTAATTTTCTCTCTAACACCGGTAGTTACACCAATTATTTATAACTATATTAATAAAGTAAAAATGTTAGGACATCAAATTTTGGGGATAAGCTTAAGTGTTACAGGAGTATTTATTGTTTTAAGTAAAGGTTCAGTCAATAATGTTTTGAATATACAATTTAATTTAGGTGACTTCACAGTAGTATGTGGTTTATTATGTTGGTGCTTTTATAACGTTTTAACCCAAAAATGCATTAAAGACTCAACTCCTTTACAGACTACAACATATACAATACTTTTTGGTTCTGTTGGCCTGATCTTAGTTGCTTTATTAACTAATGATGATATTTATAATGTAATATCTCAGCAGAGTAATCGAGTAATTATAAATTTAATGTATCTTGGTGTAATGTGTACTTTTTTAGGATATCTATTTTGGGTTAATGGTGCGACAAAGCTAGGAGCATCTAACATATCAATTTATTTCAATTTGGTTCCCATTTTTGTTGTATTAATAGGTTTATTTTACGGAAAAATTCCTAACATTTCAGTTTGTTTTGGTATTTTAATGGTTTTGTGTGGTGTAATTTTTACTAATGGATTTTACAAGATAATTTTTAAAAATTAA
- a CDS encoding MFS transporter yields the protein MKSLIKSNNPVHMSSVKEKKSPKFILSILLITLVIDVMGVGLVLPLMPDLVLNKSSHIFFEASVNQDTRTIYYALIMGFWPLGIFIGSTLLGRLSDIWGRKKLIYFSIMGVALSYFLSVYAIYLGNINLFIFSRLTLGFMGGVNGLVRAAIADIAHSKELKAKYIGYATLAMLIGFIIGPSLTTLIGQLFGSDVFMKVVVPFLIAGIVSMLSFITIFLFYQDTFQVLKKQTQKLNIFDILFSFRVLFIDKRIYLLVIAFLLAQLGSGLVIESLPLILSEKFHVSQTVIGMTFTVNAIGLILSQLKILPLLKNISLKQITSISSLVITILFVFLSIFASVPSIFVIIFVFAIFSLLLIVNLIVWLSNRVNDDEQGMIMGGTSSLFGLSMAIDSVLLTPLTNIHILGPIYLIAICYFVTYLIIIKLKK from the coding sequence ATGAAATCACTTATAAAATCAAATAATCCAGTTCATATGTCTAGCGTTAAAGAAAAAAAATCACCTAAGTTTATTCTTTCCATTCTTCTTATAACATTAGTGATTGATGTAATGGGAGTTGGGTTAGTACTACCATTAATGCCTGATTTGGTTTTAAATAAGAGTAGTCATATTTTTTTTGAAGCTTCTGTTAATCAAGATACCCGAACTATATATTATGCTTTAATTATGGGGTTTTGGCCCTTAGGGATATTTATTGGAAGCACATTATTAGGACGATTATCCGATATTTGGGGAAGAAAAAAACTCATTTACTTTTCAATAATGGGGGTTGCTTTAAGTTATTTTTTATCTGTTTATGCAATATATTTAGGTAATATAAATTTATTTATATTTAGTCGCCTAACACTTGGTTTCATGGGAGGCGTCAATGGTTTGGTGAGAGCTGCAATTGCAGATATAGCTCATTCAAAAGAGTTGAAAGCAAAATATATTGGTTACGCAACATTAGCTATGTTAATAGGTTTCATTATAGGACCATCTTTAACCACTTTAATTGGTCAGTTATTTGGTAGTGATGTGTTTATGAAAGTTGTTGTTCCTTTTTTGATTGCAGGGATAGTTTCAATGTTGAGCTTCATTACAATTTTTTTGTTTTATCAAGATACCTTTCAAGTATTGAAGAAACAAACTCAAAAATTAAACATTTTTGATATTCTTTTTAGTTTTAGAGTTTTGTTTATAGATAAAAGAATATATTTATTAGTTATAGCTTTTTTATTAGCCCAATTGGGAAGCGGACTAGTCATAGAGAGCTTACCTTTAATATTATCCGAGAAGTTTCATGTATCTCAAACTGTTATAGGTATGACCTTTACTGTAAATGCGATTGGTTTAATTCTTTCCCAATTAAAAATATTACCACTTTTAAAAAATATTTCACTTAAACAAATAACTTCCATAAGTAGTTTGGTCATAACTATTTTGTTTGTGTTTTTGAGTATATTCGCTTCCGTGCCGTCTATATTTGTAATAATTTTTGTTTTTGCGATTTTTTCACTGTTATTAATTGTCAATTTAATAGTTTGGTTATCAAACAGGGTAAATGATGATGAACAAGGAATGATTATGGGTGGTACTAGTTCATTGTTTGGGTTATCTATGGCAATTGATTCTGTCTTATTGACCCCTTTGACAAACATTCATATATTAGGTCCAATATATCTAATCGCAATATGTTATTTTGTAACATACCTTATAATTATAAAATTAAAAAAATAA
- a CDS encoding transporter substrate-binding domain-containing protein, which yields MFKWLFIPFIMIAIFSTFVESKESLKVCTTGDYPPLTYFNKKTHKFNGFAITVIENFAKSENKKIQFVPTTWANLTTDLKNNCDFAVGGVTNTAKRAEQFMLSPPLKRNQKSPVFSKYNAKTFTSFNKIDQASTTVIENKGGTNESFAKSHIQHANIIVVPSNEAAYACLNKYPRKKLVMFTDQIEIDYRTHQSKSKLSSSGKNIYIPNNPVSQKVFMTNKNQKGKELMSKFKYYYDKNSVHFKHWFIQAIGQKYPHQKAECPF from the coding sequence ATGTTCAAATGGCTATTTATACCATTTATTATGATTGCTATATTTAGTACTTTTGTCGAATCAAAAGAAAGTTTAAAAGTATGTACTACAGGTGATTACCCACCCTTAACTTACTTTAATAAGAAAACCCATAAATTCAATGGATTTGCCATCACAGTCATTGAAAATTTCGCGAAAAGTGAAAATAAAAAAATTCAGTTCGTTCCTACAACATGGGCAAATTTAACAACAGATCTTAAAAATAATTGTGACTTTGCCGTGGGAGGAGTCACTAATACAGCTAAAAGAGCAGAACAGTTTATGCTTTCCCCTCCATTAAAAAGAAATCAAAAATCTCCAGTATTCTCAAAATATAATGCTAAAACATTCACAAGTTTTAATAAGATTGATCAAGCCAGTACAACAGTGATTGAAAACAAAGGCGGTACAAACGAGTCATTTGCTAAATCCCATATCCAACATGCAAATATTATCGTCGTACCATCTAACGAAGCCGCATATGCATGTTTAAACAAATATCCACGTAAAAAATTGGTTATGTTCACTGATCAAATTGAAATTGATTACCGCACACATCAATCTAAAAGTAAATTATCTTCAAGCGGTAAAAATATTTATATACCCAACAACCCTGTTTCACAAAAAGTTTTTATGACAAACAAAAACCAAAAAGGGAAAGAGTTAATGAGCAAGTTTAAGTATTACTATGATAAAAATAGCGTGCATTTTAAGCATTGGTTCATACAAGCTATTGGTCAAAAATACCCTCACCAAAAAGCCGAATGTCCTTTTTAA
- a CDS encoding MFS transporter has translation MKSLLKSNNPVHISSVKEKKPQNFILSILLITLVIDIMGVGLVLPLVPDLVLNNNSHIFFDASVNQDTRTIYYALIMGFWPLGIFIGSTLLGRLSDIWGRKKLIYFSIMGVALSYFLSVYAIYLGNINLFIFSRLTLGFMGGVNGLVRAAIADIAHSKELKAKYIGYATLAILTGIIIGPSLSTLIGQLSGNDVLMKVVAPFLIAGIISLLSFITIFMLYQDTFQVLKKQKQKLNFFDILFSFRVLFIDKRIYLLVIAFLLLRMGDGLVLESLPLILSEKFHVSQTIIGIVFIIQSAGLIISQLKILPLLKNISLKKITSISSLVIPILFAVLCLFPSVPLIFIIIFVYGIFGLLLNVNLVVWLSNKVNDDEQGMIMGGTGSLVGLSMAVDSVLLTPLTNINMLGPIYIVIIFYLLSCFIIFNLKKENR, from the coding sequence ATGAAATCACTTTTAAAATCAAATAATCCAGTTCATATATCTAGTGTTAAAGAAAAAAAACCACAAAACTTTATCCTTTCCATTCTTTTGATAACATTAGTAATTGATATAATGGGAGTAGGGTTAGTGCTACCGTTAGTGCCTGATTTAGTTTTGAATAATAATAGTCATATTTTTTTTGACGCTTCTGTTAATCAAGATACCCGAACTATATATTATGCTTTAATTATGGGGTTTTGGCCCTTAGGGATATTTATTGGAAGCACATTATTAGGACGATTATCCGATATTTGGGGAAGAAAAAAACTTATTTACTTTTCAATAATGGGGGTTGCTTTAAGTTATTTTTTATCTGTTTATGCAATATATTTAGGTAATATAAATTTATTTATATTTAGTCGCCTAACACTTGGTTTCATGGGAGGCGTCAATGGTTTGGTGAGAGCTGCAATTGCAGATATAGCTCATTCAAAAGAGTTGAAAGCAAAATATATTGGTTATGCAACATTAGCTATATTAACAGGTATAATTATTGGACCTTCTTTGTCTACTTTGATTGGTCAGCTATCTGGAAATGATGTACTTATGAAAGTTGTTGCCCCTTTTTTGATTGCAGGGATTATTTCATTATTAAGTTTCATCACTATATTTATGCTTTATCAAGATACCTTTCAAGTATTAAAGAAACAAAAACAGAAATTAAATTTTTTTGATATTCTTTTTAGTTTTAGGGTACTATTCATAGATAAAAGGATCTATTTATTAGTCATAGCTTTTTTATTGCTAAGAATGGGAGACGGCCTTGTATTGGAAAGCTTACCTTTAATATTATCCGAGAAGTTTCATGTATCACAGACTATTATAGGTATCGTTTTTATTATACAATCTGCTGGCTTAATTATCTCTCAATTAAAGATATTACCGCTTTTAAAAAATATTTCACTTAAAAAAATCACATCAATAAGTAGTTTGGTTATACCGATTTTGTTTGCGGTCTTGTGTTTATTCCCGTCTGTGCCGCTTATATTTATAATAATATTTGTATATGGAATATTTGGATTATTATTAAATGTTAATTTAGTAGTTTGGTTGTCAAACAAAGTAAATGATGATGAACAAGGAATGATTATGGGAGGAACTGGTTCGTTGGTTGGCTTGTCTATGGCGGTTGATTCAGTTTTGTTGACGCCCTTAACAAATATTAATATGTTAGGCCCAATATATATAGTAATAATTTTTTATTTGCTTAGTTGCTTCATAATCTTTAATTTAAAAAAAGAGAATAGATAA
- a CDS encoding LysR family transcriptional regulator, with the protein MLYSLRQIEVFIKTTQTLNITRTASLLNMTVPAAWKQINNLENLCGKKLFNRNGKRLSLTSEGFFLIQNANKLINISGSLAENIKLIQQEKQTTINISVGSTLQSFIFNFLNPFIHEHQKKVQFKFEIDSQTHSLQKEQHDFYFMFDNTKINHQSYEAYSLVMSDFVLVCSNMNKLAYKKEILNTDLQNIQLLHSTRTHEIEDSYTAIRLINHYFDKLKADWSNKTSVIYFETYLSLREAVKANLGIGFLPRILVDDGIKILSFHDENLENMQLKVVGAIKKEDNPSYTHLLLKEYIIQFHKNHSC; encoded by the coding sequence ATGCTATATAGTCTTCGCCAAATCGAAGTTTTTATAAAAACAACTCAAACATTAAATATTACCCGTACAGCATCCTTGTTAAATATGACTGTACCTGCAGCATGGAAACAGATTAATAACCTCGAAAATTTATGCGGAAAAAAATTATTCAATCGGAATGGTAAAAGATTGTCTTTAACTTCTGAAGGTTTTTTTTTAATTCAAAATGCTAATAAGTTGATCAATATTTCCGGTAGCCTTGCCGAAAACATAAAATTAATCCAACAAGAAAAACAAACTACCATAAATATATCTGTTGGTAGTACCTTACAAAGTTTTATATTTAATTTTTTGAATCCTTTTATTCATGAACATCAAAAAAAGGTCCAATTTAAATTTGAAATAGACTCGCAGACGCATAGTCTTCAAAAAGAGCAACACGACTTTTATTTTATGTTTGATAATACAAAAATTAATCATCAATCTTATGAAGCATACTCCCTGGTTATGAGTGATTTTGTCTTAGTATGTTCTAATATGAATAAACTCGCATACAAAAAAGAAATCCTGAATACTGACCTACAAAACATTCAATTATTACATAGTACAAGAACTCATGAAATCGAAGATTCATATACTGCTATCAGATTAATAAATCATTACTTTGATAAGCTAAAAGCAGACTGGAGCAATAAAACATCCGTAATTTATTTTGAGACTTATTTATCGCTACGTGAAGCTGTTAAAGCAAATTTGGGAATTGGTTTTTTACCTAGAATATTAGTAGATGATGGAATTAAAATTTTATCTTTTCATGATGAAAATTTAGAAAACATGCAACTTAAGGTGGTTGGTGCTATAAAAAAAGAGGACAACCCCAGTTATACTCACCTTCTACTTAAAGAATATATTATTCAATTTCACAAAAATCATTCGTGTTAA